The Clostridiaceae bacterium HFYG-1003 genome includes a window with the following:
- a CDS encoding dihydrofolate reductase family protein has protein sequence MKNRQCHDIFILSTNDNVADFAKKLKQMNGLNIWIFGERELFHDFGEQRLVDEWIINAAPTIIGGGNPLSKKVNIVTRFILRYNTLHPNYGTSL, from the coding sequence ATGAAAAATAGGCAATGCCATGATATTTTTATCTTATCCACAAATGATAATGTTGCAGATTTTGCCAAGAAATTGAAACAAATGAACGGTTTGAATATTTGGATTTTCGGAGAAAGGGAATTGTTTCATGATTTTGGAGAGCAGCGCTTAGTGGATGAATGGATTATCAATGCAGCGCCAACTATCATTGGAGGTGGTAATCCTCTTTCTAAGAAGGTGAATATCGTAACACGTTTTATTTTAAGGTATAACACGCTTCATCCAAATTACGGAACTTCACTATGA
- a CDS encoding transposase — protein MYYDFLVKIPENTGKITVNRRGETTYIEYTYARHYNAEKKYNVPQRTTIGKQSRVDPAMMQPNQNFIKFFPEVALPDERNHSDRSSCLRVGAFLVIRKIMEEYKLPEILSDYWDNRGVGLFLDLAAYSIICENNAGQYYPDYAYNHPLLTEDMTIYSDSTVSRFLSSITSDDKVGFLNQWNASRNHREQIYISYDSTNKNCQAGDIEMAEFGHPKDDQGVPIFNYSVAYDVDNKEPLFYETYPGSIVDVSQLQFMLEKAKGYGYRKIGFILDRGYFSKKNIQYMDACQYDFVILVKGMASFVEKIILKHKGSFEKKRSCVIPEYQAYGKTIQEKLYADDETDRYFHLYHKVKKESAERGCLEDKIQKMAEFLKKQEGKSLTFGDAYHEYFDIFTHEKNDGTKKFLYAKEKSEVIKREIDLCGYFVIVTSKKMTAAEALSLYKSRDASEKLFRGDKSYLGNKSLRVAGNESAAAKIFIEFVALIVRCKIYTQLKAMMKEMAKKPNYMTVPAALKELEKIEMVRQMDNVYRLDHAITATQKTILKAFGIDENYIKTSATRLSELLKVAAMPERDEEDGAYEEDNLY, from the coding sequence ATGTACTACGATTTTCTCGTAAAGATTCCGGAAAATACAGGCAAAATTACGGTGAACCGGCGCGGTGAAACCACTTATATTGAATACACCTATGCCCGTCATTACAACGCCGAAAAGAAGTATAACGTTCCCCAGCGAACTACGATTGGAAAACAGTCCAGGGTGGATCCAGCGATGATGCAGCCAAACCAAAATTTTATCAAGTTTTTCCCAGAGGTCGCCCTGCCCGATGAACGGAATCATTCCGATCGCAGCAGTTGCCTTCGTGTCGGGGCATTTCTTGTCATTCGCAAGATCATGGAAGAATACAAACTACCTGAAATTCTTTCCGATTACTGGGACAACCGAGGTGTCGGACTGTTTCTTGATCTGGCTGCTTATTCTATTATCTGTGAAAATAATGCCGGGCAATACTATCCGGATTACGCCTACAATCATCCGCTCCTAACAGAGGACATGACGATCTACAGTGACTCCACGGTATCTCGGTTTCTCTCATCGATAACAAGCGATGACAAAGTCGGATTCCTCAATCAATGGAATGCATCCCGGAATCACCGGGAGCAGATTTATATTTCCTACGATTCAACCAACAAAAACTGTCAGGCCGGCGACATCGAGATGGCTGAATTCGGGCATCCCAAGGATGACCAGGGCGTCCCCATATTCAATTATTCGGTTGCCTATGATGTGGATAATAAAGAGCCGCTATTTTATGAAACCTATCCCGGCAGTATTGTCGACGTGTCCCAGTTGCAATTTATGTTGGAGAAGGCAAAAGGATATGGCTATCGTAAGATTGGTTTTATTCTTGATCGAGGATATTTCAGCAAGAAAAATATTCAGTACATGGATGCGTGCCAGTATGATTTCGTGATCCTGGTCAAGGGAATGGCTTCATTTGTCGAAAAGATCATCTTGAAACATAAAGGCAGCTTTGAGAAAAAGAGGTCTTGCGTGATTCCTGAATATCAGGCCTACGGGAAAACGATTCAGGAGAAGCTCTATGCGGATGATGAAACAGATCGATATTTCCACCTCTATCATAAAGTGAAAAAAGAAAGTGCAGAACGTGGATGCCTGGAAGATAAAATTCAAAAAATGGCGGAATTCCTGAAAAAACAGGAGGGAAAGTCGCTGACATTCGGAGATGCCTATCATGAGTATTTTGACATCTTTACCCATGAAAAGAATGATGGCACAAAAAAGTTTCTTTATGCAAAAGAAAAGAGCGAAGTGATCAAGAGGGAAATTGATCTTTGCGGATACTTTGTGATCGTCACGTCCAAAAAAATGACGGCAGCAGAAGCGCTCTCGTTGTATAAGAGCCGAGATGCATCAGAGAAGCTATTCCGTGGAGACAAATCCTATCTGGGCAATAAAAGCCTGCGAGTCGCGGGTAATGAGTCTGCCGCCGCGAAGATATTCATTGAATTTGTGGCGTTGATTGTGCGGTGCAAGATTTATACGCAACTAAAAGCAATGATGAAAGAAATGGCAAAGAAGCCGAATTACATGACCGTTCCAGCTGCGCTGAAAGAGCTGGAAAAAATCGAAATGGTGCGGCAGATGGATAACGTATACCGGCTTGATCACGCCATAACCGCAACACAAAAGACGATACTGAAAGCCTTCGGTATCGATGAAAACTATATCAAAACCAGCGCAACGAGATTAAGTGAGCTGTTAAAAGTGGCCGCGATGCCAGAAAGGGATGAGGAAGATGGCGCGTACGAGGAAGACAATCTCTATTGA